The DNA window aaattaatattattattattattattattgctattgttactattattattaaattcaatGGAATAATCAGCAATAGATAAAATGAGATAggataaatataattatgtaTACATGTCTATACAAATACTATCCGATCGGCTAACTAAATAgatagaataaaaaaactatcTTTAAAAGGTAATTGTCGCTTCGTTATTAAAAccttatattttataattattttcacaAAGTAACAATGTCAGTATTACAaatgaacaaaataattattacttttagAAGTATcatcaacaataaaacCTGGCAAAGGTtatgattaaaaaaaaagcaaaactGACGAAAATAGCAAAtttagtattaaaaaaaaaaaaaaaaaaaaaaaaaaagaggggCTTTGAGTGGATAAAATgttttgtaaaaatttGATACTATGACACAAAATTATGCATAACTCTTTGTCATATTGGAAAGGGTTTCTTTTCACACGGTTAAAAATAGGGTATAATGTGGCATAAAAGCACCTATATGTTATACTATAATAGAATATTACTGgcaaatttcaattttttttttttttggtcataaattattatattattttcgcTAGCAGTATAATTTTCTCTggtttatttcttttttaaagattcagatcatttctttttgtactaataatgatattaccATACAACTACCCACATAGCCGAccatttgaaaaaatgcTTTTCTACTTAGGGAAATCTGCTCTTCCTCGCTTCTAAATTGTTTGAATATATCTCTTAAATGATTAACAATGTTTAAAATCATCTCTATCAATAGTATGAAatcaattattttataaataaaccTATAGCTatagtttatattttctttttatataaataaataagaataattcCTCTTTATCAAGAGAGGGGTAAGTGAAGTCGGATTAAATtgtacaatttttttttttttttttttttaataacagaaaaaaagaaaaaaggaaaagaaattgtAAGGCAAATAAATACTCAGTCCGAAATACTTGTAGCCCGAAATACTTGTACGAGCTAAAATGAAAATCTTTGAAACgtattgtttatatttatttgaaataaattgcctttaataaaattttaaacaaattgacaatattatttttctctaTTTTCTAACATAAACATAaacataaacaaaaaaaaaaaaaaaaaaatatggttgaaaatttgttattattaata is part of the Saccharomycodes ludwigii strain NBRC 1722 chromosome III, whole genome shotgun sequence genome and encodes:
- the MCO6 gene encoding Mco6p (similar to Saccharomyces cerevisiae YJL127C-B | putative protein of unknown function) — encoded protein: MILNIVNHLRDIFKQFRSEEEQISLSRKAFFQMVGYVGSCMVISLLVQKEMI